From the genome of Thermogutta terrifontis, one region includes:
- a CDS encoding beta-galactosidase, whose protein sequence is MTHKKPMSGSFLQGGFWNVRNTRWALLAGIWIAVVTVLLPSQADEADSTLAPVRTARVRVIDGIPRLVINGQPVAARIFWGAPGRGVVRTGPVGREITFEFTALEDGEGQATLHLRFGSLPGLILIDSVRIVDAATGEKLFSCDFESDAEFSANWHVWPPDKRNTVGHVERRKDSGENGTGCLAVRLQEPPGGQWPDFHLYSRPSLPIVRGHRYRVTLWLQADTERKVSIAVYRPGNPFVFLGGPPGPFPSQVRLAARAGVNLVSFPVPMPWPKPGEKPDWTAVDVICREVLESNANALLIPRIPMDPPAWWIAAHPDHAMKWDQPGQDRVPASVASTLYREEAAARLRDLVLHLEQVWGDHVAGYHPCGQNTGEWFYEDTWGNALSDYSPVTVEAWQQWLKSKYATDEALQRAWDNPAVRLSTVDLPTPQRRRSQPSGLLHRPRSEQDLIDFAEFQQDMMADCVCHLAKTVRDASEGRKLVVFFYGYTFEFGAIHNGAATSGHYALAKVLRSPDIDILCSPISYWDRGLGGSAPAMSAAESVMRAGKLWLFEDDTRTYLAKDSRFPGWIDGADTLPDSQSLLLRNTAEVALRHFGTWWMDLGATGWFDDPELWKVMCNLQQLDKTMLTLGPAFTPEVAAVVDEKSILHAAFGSDVVTRPLIYEVRRPLGRMGTPYGQYLLFDVLHGEISAKMLVFLAAWHLSKGERDQLRKTTAGKLKIWCYAPGFLTEREDPKTAMQELTGFELEELVGTPAWAEPTDRGRQLGLTEAFGVKRPIQPLFAVVDARPGEILATYPNGAAAVVLRRLPDGPSLFVGVPNLTSELLRLAARQAGVHLFCQEDANIYANGPFIAVHAARDGVLTIDTGMPTHVWDYLTGESLGQGPSIPLAMKKGDTRILVCGERIVATTAESSRAGE, encoded by the coding sequence ATGACACACAAGAAGCCCATGTCTGGAAGTTTTTTGCAGGGTGGTTTCTGGAATGTCAGAAATACGAGGTGGGCATTGCTTGCGGGGATTTGGATCGCGGTTGTGACGGTGCTTTTACCCAGCCAGGCGGACGAGGCCGACTCAACACTCGCTCCTGTCCGCACGGCCCGGGTGCGCGTCATCGACGGTATTCCTCGCCTTGTGATCAATGGCCAGCCAGTTGCGGCGCGGATTTTTTGGGGAGCCCCGGGCCGCGGTGTTGTTCGCACGGGCCCAGTCGGCCGGGAGATCACGTTCGAATTCACGGCCCTGGAAGATGGCGAGGGTCAAGCAACGCTCCATTTGCGATTTGGCTCTTTGCCAGGGTTGATTCTCATTGACAGCGTCCGAATCGTGGATGCTGCCACTGGCGAAAAGTTGTTTTCGTGTGATTTTGAAAGCGACGCCGAATTTTCCGCGAACTGGCATGTTTGGCCACCAGATAAGCGAAATACGGTCGGACATGTGGAGCGTCGCAAGGATTCGGGCGAGAATGGAACCGGGTGCCTGGCTGTGCGTCTCCAGGAGCCACCCGGCGGCCAATGGCCCGACTTTCATCTTTACTCCCGGCCGTCTCTCCCGATTGTCCGCGGCCACCGCTATCGTGTGACCCTCTGGCTCCAGGCGGACACGGAACGCAAGGTCAGTATTGCTGTATATCGGCCAGGCAATCCTTTTGTATTTCTGGGGGGACCACCGGGCCCGTTTCCTTCTCAAGTTCGGCTCGCTGCGCGGGCAGGAGTGAACCTGGTGAGCTTTCCAGTACCAATGCCCTGGCCAAAGCCCGGGGAAAAACCTGACTGGACGGCTGTCGACGTGATCTGTCGCGAGGTTCTGGAGAGCAACGCAAACGCCCTGCTCATTCCCCGAATTCCGATGGATCCACCGGCCTGGTGGATCGCGGCACATCCTGATCATGCGATGAAATGGGATCAACCGGGCCAGGACCGCGTGCCGGCATCGGTGGCCTCGACGCTGTATCGGGAGGAGGCCGCCGCACGCCTTCGAGACCTTGTACTCCATTTGGAACAAGTTTGGGGCGACCACGTGGCAGGATATCATCCCTGCGGACAAAACACGGGTGAGTGGTTTTACGAGGATACGTGGGGAAATGCCCTGAGCGACTACTCACCGGTCACGGTGGAAGCATGGCAACAGTGGCTCAAGTCAAAATACGCCACCGACGAGGCATTGCAGCGGGCCTGGGACAATCCAGCCGTTCGACTCAGCACAGTGGATCTCCCCACACCTCAACGCAGACGCTCCCAACCCTCGGGTCTGCTGCATCGGCCGAGGAGCGAGCAAGACCTGATCGATTTTGCGGAATTTCAGCAGGACATGATGGCCGACTGTGTCTGCCACCTCGCGAAGACGGTTCGAGACGCCTCCGAGGGGCGAAAGCTGGTGGTGTTCTTTTACGGGTACACTTTCGAATTTGGCGCAATTCACAATGGAGCCGCAACATCGGGTCATTATGCGCTCGCAAAAGTCCTTCGCTCGCCGGATATCGATATTCTCTGTTCACCGATTTCCTATTGGGATCGAGGGCTTGGCGGAAGTGCCCCTGCCATGTCGGCAGCAGAAAGTGTCATGCGGGCAGGAAAGCTGTGGTTGTTCGAAGACGATACCCGAACGTATCTGGCCAAGGATAGTCGTTTTCCTGGGTGGATCGATGGTGCCGACACACTTCCTGACTCGCAGTCGCTGCTTTTGCGGAACACAGCAGAGGTTGCCCTGCGGCATTTTGGGACATGGTGGATGGATCTTGGGGCCACCGGCTGGTTCGACGATCCTGAGCTCTGGAAGGTGATGTGCAATCTCCAGCAGCTGGATAAAACAATGCTTACCCTTGGCCCAGCATTCACCCCGGAAGTAGCAGCAGTGGTGGACGAGAAGAGCATCTTGCACGCGGCTTTTGGAAGCGATGTGGTGACGCGTCCTCTGATTTACGAGGTGCGACGCCCCCTCGGCCGTATGGGTACTCCCTACGGACAATACCTCCTTTTCGATGTGCTGCACGGCGAAATCTCAGCAAAAATGCTGGTGTTTCTGGCCGCCTGGCATCTCTCGAAGGGGGAACGCGACCAATTGCGCAAAACAACCGCGGGAAAGCTGAAAATCTGGTGCTACGCACCGGGATTTTTGACTGAACGCGAGGATCCAAAAACGGCCATGCAGGAATTGACGGGATTTGAACTGGAGGAACTCGTTGGGACACCGGCTTGGGCGGAACCTACGGACCGCGGACGACAGTTGGGCCTGACTGAAGCCTTTGGGGTGAAACGCCCAATCCAGCCGTTATTCGCGGTGGTCGATGCGAGACCAGGGGAAATTCTTGCTACTTATCCCAACGGGGCAGCGGCGGTCGTTTTGCGACGGCTTCCCGATGGTCCTTCCCTGTTTGTGGGAGTTCCCAATCTCACAAGCGAACTGCTCCGGCTGGCTGCCAGGCAGGCGGGGGTACATCTTTTCTGCCAGGAAGATGCCAATATTTATGCAAATGGGCCCTTCATTGCTGTACACGCCGCTCGTGATGGGGTTCTGACAATCGATACGGGAATGCCTACGCACGTTTGGGATTACCTAACCGGGGAAAGTCTCGGTCAAGGCCCCAGCATTCCTCTTGCCATGAAAAAAGGTGACACGCGCATTCTCGTATGTGGCGAGCGGATTGTCGCCACCACGGCGGAGAGCAGCAGGGCAGGGGAGTGA